The following DNA comes from Rhodoligotrophos appendicifer.
GGCCTTGGAAGCGGGAGCCTCGTTGCACCAGCATGACTCCGAGAGTGTCTTCCAGCTGCTTGATCGCGGCGGAAAGGGTAGGCTGCGTAACGCCGCAAATGATGGCGGCGCGCCCAAAATGCCGCTCTTTTGCGAGTGCAATGAAGAATTCGAGCTTGTCGATCAGAGAACGGCCTCATTATGACGGCAACCAAATCTTCCCAGCTGATATCTGGCCGCACGGAGCTATTGTATCAGCATAGTCACATCGGATTGCCAGCCGATTGGCCAGATATCCGCTGAGTCCTGTTGAGCTTCGAGCAAGCTCAACGCGACATTTAAGGCTGCCGGGTCAATCCGTTCAACCGTCTCAGTCAGCTTGGCTAGCGCCAGCACCCGAAGCTTGCAACAGGATCACCCGTTCAGAGGCGTCCCCGCTCTTCGGTTTCGCGATCCTCTGCTCCCCCCTACAGAACGGCCCTGAAGTCATCCATGAAGCAGCGCATTCACTCGGGCGGACTTCGCAGAAATTGTCGTGGGCGTTTCCGATGCCAGAATCACGTCTCAAGTATTTCTATGTTGATGTAGATCAATGCTGAGGCTGTAGGCACAGCTACTGATTCAGCTGAAGTCCTGAATAACAATTATTGGGAGGAAAAGTTGAGGGAAGTAACGGGAGGTTCTTGATCGAATTATCATGAAGAAGAAATCCAGTTGTTCAAGACGCTCGGATGAGCTGAAAATTGAACCTCATATTGGCCCTGCAAAACTAAGGGTGGCCCTACATGCCAGCGTAGTCCCCCATGAAGGGGCAATGTCGTAGCAACTCTCAGATACTTATTGCGGCATCTCCAGTGCGGCGCAAGCGTGGGGTGAGAGCGATCGCATCTATGAAAATGATGCAGGGTAATCGCGGCAATCATCAAGATTCTTACGAAGGAGAAGTTGAAATGCATAAACACATTCTCGTTCCCACAGACGGGTCTGAGCTATCAGCCGCTGCAGTGGAGAAGGCGCTTACATTCGCCCGAGAACTCGGTGCAAAGGTGACCATTCTTACTGTTGCCCTGCCATTTCACGCAGCTTCCATCGACTCCCATCAGTTGTTGAGCACACGCGAAGGCCACGAACAGCAGGTGCGCGAGCAAACCAATAAGATTCTGGCGGAAGCGGCTCGTATGGCGGATAAGCTTCAGGTGTCATATGAAACGATGCAGATCCAAGATGATCACCCCCACCAGGCTATAATCCGGGCTGCAGAACAAAAAGGCTGTGATCTAATAGCGATGGCGTCTCACGGACGCCGCGGAGTGTCTGCAATAGTGCTTGGAAGCGAGACGTTGAAGGTTTTGACCCATTCAAAGATCCCGGTTCTCGTCTACCGGTAATCTATGGATTGGTTTCCCCACTCACTGAAATGCTGCAGTTGACCCGTTTGCTCTCTAACATTGCCGGGAAGGCTCGCTTACGCCTCGGGACATTTTGGTTGGCGCAAAATCTCCACACAGGCTAGCTTCCTGAAGGTGCAATCTGCACCCTAGTGGGGACACTTCATGGCAATGTCAGCTCTCGTGAGCATTCTGATCACCTTCCTGGTGATCGTTTTAGTACTTTGGCTAATACAGCGGCTACCAATGGATGGGCGAGTTCGTCAGATCCTTCAGATCGTGGTGATCATCATTGGAATCGTATCTCTGCTGCGATATCTTGCGGTTTTTTGAGACCACCTGCGTGTCCTGCGGGAAGCGTGAGACCCGGTGCATGACCTTTTCCTCCGTTTCCTGACAGCCTCCTTACCTCAAACAGTAGATGGACGCTGAAATCCGAATATCTGTCATCTCACGAGCCTGAAATCGCGGAGCGGCTACTCGGCTTGGCGAGCATACCGGCGTGCGTTTTGACGGCACATCCGGTGCAGCTTGGCTGGGAAAGCGCTGGGACCGGTCTGCTCTGAAGCTGTGGAGGAGCGACAGGGATCGCAGGGGGCTCGTGCTGGAACCCTCATCGATTCATTCGGGTCAGATTGGTTGACTCGGCGGCGGTTCCCTGTGACCGCGTTCGCCGTGATCGCATCACTGCCGGGGGTCTTCTCATTCCAAACTGTAGCCGCTCCAGCAATGGCATCATGGCACGTGGGCAGAAGTTCGGTGCCGTGGAGCAACGGGAAGCGGACTGTCCGCGCAGATGATGGCACCGTCCGGTGCGGAGTCGACACCGGCACTTCGCCCTGCCTAGGGCGGCAAACGCTAGGATGAAGAGTTCCCCTTTACGCGGCCTGGAAACGCCTTTCCTCTCGTGAAGGTGCGCTCGGAAGCTGAATGGTCTGAAGCAGGCCGCCCTCGGCGATGTTCACGAGCACGATCGTTCCGCCCAATCGTTCGATGATCTCCTTGGCGATCGCAAGACCCAAGCCTGCCCCCGGCACCGACTGACGCCGACCAGGGTCGACGCGAAAGAACGGCTCAAAGGCCTTGTCAATCAGATCAGCAGGAATCCCTGGGCCAAAATCCTTGATTTCAATGACCGCCGAGTGTTCCTCTTCGCGGAGATGCACCTCGCATCTTTTCCCATGAGTGGCGGCATTCACAACCAAATTGCGCAAGGCACGGTTCAGCCCGACCTTGTTCGCTTCGACAAATATTTCATTCAGCACTCCCCTTGAGACTGGCAGGTTCAGATGTGAAAGATCATCGATCAGCTCGCTTAGAAGGGTCTTCAAGGAAAGGAGCTCCCACGGACTTGGCCGCCCGTTCTCGCGAACAAGGATGATTGCACTATCGGCAATCCTTTCAAGTTCATCCAAGTCGGCCAACCAATTCTCCCGCTCACTTTCGGTCAAGAACTCTGCACGCAGTCGCATACGGGTCATTGGAGTGCGTAAGTCGTGGCCGGCCGCCGCGACGAGGCGCATCCGGCTTTCTACGGCCGACTTCAGTCGGCTAGACAACTGGTTCAGCGCGCGAGCCGTGGCCCGAATTTCCCCAGAGCCTTCCTCCGGGAGAGGCTCAAGCATCCCATCCGGCCCGATCCAGGTCACTGCGGCCTCGATCATCTCCAGGGGGCGCGTCAGGATCGTCGCAAAAAAAATAGAAACAGCAACGGCGCCGGCAACGATGAGAGAGATCCAACCACCGAACACATACCAAGTATTGGAGGGGGGAGAAAAATCTGGAAATCCCAGGACCAGCCACCGACCACTATCCAGTCGAATCGAAACTTGCTTATGGTTCAGGTCGGCATCGTCGGTGACAAAAATCTGTGGAGTTTTACCGATTGCACGCAATGCTCGGGATATGACTTGCGTCGTCCATTCATCAACCTCCCCCAAGGCCTTATGGTTCATCAGATGTCGATCGACGGTCGCCGGATCTGACCCGGACAGGAGATCAATTTGCAGCGCAAGCTGTTGGGCGATCGGTGTTATTGTCTGCCCAATCGCCGGCTCTCGAAGAACGCTGATGGCGGCGAGGCTCGCAAGAGCAACGACGCTGATGATGGCGACGACGAGAAGAAGTGCCATTCGGGTCTTCAGAGAGCTCATCCGAAGCGCTCGTCAGCCACTACGCGGACAACCAGCTGATAGCCGCCATTCCGCACCGTCTTCACAAGGATACAATCGGGACCCTCGCCAAGCTTCTTCCTGAGTCTGCTGATCAGGACATCGATCGATCGATCAAATGGCTCTCGTTCTCGACCCTGCGTAAGATCAAGAAGTTGATCCCGCGAAAGGACCCGACCGGGTCGGTCCAAGAAAACTTGAAGAAGATCGAACTCCGCTCCTGTCAAATCGATGTACTCACCGGCGGCGTTCATAATTGTTCGAGTCTCCGGCTCAAGGACGTATCCTGCAAACCGATAAAGATTGACCGATGGCCGGTCGGAGATGGGGCCGATCGACCGACGGAGCACCGCTCTGATGCGAGCGGTGAGCTCTCGCGGGTTGAATGGCTTTGCCAAATAATCATCGGCACCAAGTTCCAATCCGACAATGCGGTCGACTTCCTCCTTAAGTGCCGTCAGAAGGATGACGGCCGGGGCAGGGCGCCGGTTACGAAGATCTCGGCAGATCTCCAACCCCGAGCCGTCAGGCAGCATGACGTCGAGAACGATCAGATCAAAGCTGCCCGTATCAAGCATCTTCTCACATTCATGACGATCTGCTGCGACAGACACCTTGAAGCCCTGGCCAACCAGATAGCGCCCAAGAAGAGTACGGATTTCCTTATCGTCGTCGACGACTAAGATGTGTGTCTGTGTCATTCATTCTGTCCTCAGACCTTTAATATCGCCTCGGCCGCGCTTCAGGTGGACAATTTTGCAACGAAACATTTCCTCAACGCGCGCAGCAACTTCTGGAAACAAAATGGCTTTGCCAGCCACATTCCGGCAACAAATCGAAGCACCCCAGAAAAACGCTGAGCTCATCTTTTGTGCATGTTCATCAGCGAAAAGGGGCCCACATGCCACGTGTTTGGCGAATGCGGCTAATGATCCGTCTTGGAGAGCTTTTCACGTCACCTCGGCCGCTGGGGCCCTATCAACCCGGAGTGGACGGATACCGGCGATCACATCGGCTCACGCGGAGGACAGGGCGCCCGTCCTGTCCGGCTTGTGGGCTTCGGCATCATGATCGCTTCACACCCGGCGGCCATGCTCACTACCATCATCTCAGAACTCTTGCGGAACTGATTTCGCGTCCTCAAACGAATGCCGAACTGCCATCTAAGTTCGCTTGAGGCGTCGAAAGCAGCCGGGTTGCCTGCTGCCACTTACCTCCCCCAGGTAGAGCAGTATCGATCCGGCTGACTGCCGGCCGGTCATCCCCCGCGATGATCGGCCGGATTCCCAGACTTCGTCGTCATTGGGTCATCGCATGCGAACGCAGTTCATCACCACATTTGCAGTTATCCTGATCTTGGGATCAGTTTTGTTCCTGCGAGCATACGCGAAGTCAAATTCAGACGACGTTTCGCAGCAGGGCATGACGACACATGAAGCATCATCAACAGTAACAACTCAGGTTGTGAAAGAAGAAGCATTTCGAAGGAGCGTTACGGCCAGTGGGTCCGTTGCTCCCTGGCAGGAGGTAACGATCAGCTCCGAGTCAAGCGGTCTCCGGCTCGCCGAAATGTCCGTGGTTGAGGGTGAGTGGGTGAGGAAAGATCAAATTCTGGCTCGCCTCGACAGCGATCTTCTGGCGGCACAACTGGCTGAGCAGGAGGCGGTCATTCAAGAGGCCACTGCCACGTTGGAGCGAGCAAACTCCACTGCGGCCCGAGGTGAGAGACTCCTCGCCAGCAGAACGATCAGTGCAGAGACTGCCGAAGAAAGGGAAACGAAAGTAAAGACAAGCCGCGCCCAACTGGCACAGGCGGAAGCAGTCGCCAGACGTATTCGCGTTCAGCTCGATCGCACCTCTGTCCGCGCGCCGTTTGACGGAACCGTAGCGAGCAAGCCCGCAGTCGTGGGCTCCACGGTGCAGGTCGGGACAGTTCTCCTGTCTCTCATCCGTGAGGGTCGCTTAGAAGTGGAAGCCCTTGTATCGGACAAGGAAATCGCACTGCTCCACATCGGGCAGAAGGCAAAGATCGTAAGTCCTTCCGGCGAGAGGTTTGAGGGGGAAGTCTCCTTGATTTCCCAAAAGGTCGATCCTGCCACCCGCCTGGGGACGGTCCACATCACGGTTCCGCGCGATAGCGGCTTGAGGGCCGGTATGTTTGCCGTGATCACCATCGAAACAGCGATGACATCCTCCTTAAGCGTGGCCCAATCCTCGGTAATTTGGAGAGGCGGGAAAGCATGCGTGTTCGTAGTTGAACCGAACGGCAAGGTTACGCTGAGGACTATCATCATTGGTGAACAAGATCAGACCCGCATCGCCGTGACATC
Coding sequences within:
- a CDS encoding universal stress protein — protein: MKMMQGNRGNHQDSYEGEVEMHKHILVPTDGSELSAAAVEKALTFARELGAKVTILTVALPFHAASIDSHQLLSTREGHEQQVREQTNKILAEAARMADKLQVSYETMQIQDDHPHQAIIRAAEQKGCDLIAMASHGRRGVSAIVLGSETLKVLTHSKIPVLVYR
- a CDS encoding Thivi_2564 family membrane protein, whose protein sequence is MAMSALVSILITFLVIVLVLWLIQRLPMDGRVRQILQIVVIIIGIVSLLRYLAVF
- a CDS encoding ATP-binding protein, with protein sequence MALLLVVAIISVVALASLAAISVLREPAIGQTITPIAQQLALQIDLLSGSDPATVDRHLMNHKALGEVDEWTTQVISRALRAIGKTPQIFVTDDADLNHKQVSIRLDSGRWLVLGFPDFSPPSNTWYVFGGWISLIVAGAVAVSIFFATILTRPLEMIEAAVTWIGPDGMLEPLPEEGSGEIRATARALNQLSSRLKSAVESRMRLVAAAGHDLRTPMTRMRLRAEFLTESERENWLADLDELERIADSAIILVRENGRPSPWELLSLKTLLSELIDDLSHLNLPVSRGVLNEIFVEANKVGLNRALRNLVVNAATHGKRCEVHLREEEHSAVIEIKDFGPGIPADLIDKAFEPFFRVDPGRRQSVPGAGLGLAIAKEIIERLGGTIVLVNIAEGGLLQTIQLPSAPSREERRFQAA
- a CDS encoding response regulator codes for the protein MTQTHILVVDDDKEIRTLLGRYLVGQGFKVSVAADRHECEKMLDTGSFDLIVLDVMLPDGSGLEICRDLRNRRPAPAVILLTALKEEVDRIVGLELGADDYLAKPFNPRELTARIRAVLRRSIGPISDRPSVNLYRFAGYVLEPETRTIMNAAGEYIDLTGAEFDLLQVFLDRPGRVLSRDQLLDLTQGREREPFDRSIDVLISRLRKKLGEGPDCILVKTVRNGGYQLVVRVVADERFG
- a CDS encoding efflux RND transporter periplasmic adaptor subunit — translated: MTTHEASSTVTTQVVKEEAFRRSVTASGSVAPWQEVTISSESSGLRLAEMSVVEGEWVRKDQILARLDSDLLAAQLAEQEAVIQEATATLERANSTAARGERLLASRTISAETAEERETKVKTSRAQLAQAEAVARRIRVQLDRTSVRAPFDGTVASKPAVVGSTVQVGTVLLSLIREGRLEVEALVSDKEIALLHIGQKAKIVSPSGERFEGEVSLISQKVDPATRLGTVHITVPRDSGLRAGMFAVITIETAMTSSLSVAQSSVIWRGGKACVFVVEPNGKVTLRTIIIGEQDQTRIAVTSGVSEGEVVVTSGAAFLSEGSLVRVTDSVANAAGATTGRDLLQ